One Ananas comosus cultivar F153 linkage group 23, ASM154086v1, whole genome shotgun sequence genomic window carries:
- the LOC109727925 gene encoding L-ascorbate oxidase homolog, whose translation MSRAAAVVLSVVAVLALVSAEDPYLYFTWEVTYGTIAPLGVPQRAILINGQFPGPEINCTSNNNIVINVYNYLDEPFLLSWNGIQHRKNSWQDGMQGTNCPILPGQNFTYHWQPKDQIGSFFYFPSLGMHKAAGGFGSLRVHSRLLIPVPFDPPADEFTALIGDWYTKDHAVLARLLEAGRSIGRPAGILINGKSGKDAAGKDDPPLFTVEAGKIYRFRVCNVGLKTSLNFRVQGHTLKLVEMDGSHTVQNTYDSLDVHVGQCYSVLVTADQAVGDYYVVASTRFVKQVQTATAVLRYVGSTAPPSAVLPEAPSGWAWSLNQWRSFRWNLTASAARPNPQGSYHYGSINITRTIKLANSRTRVDGKLRFALNGVSHVNTDTPVKLAEYFNVSDGVFKYNLIGDVPPAADAAVTIAPNIITAEFRTFIEIVFENPEKSIQSYHLDGYSFFPVGMGPGKWTPESRKAYNLLDAVSRHTIQVYPRSWTAIMLTFDNAGMWNLRSEIWERHYLGQQLYVSVLSPARSLRDEYNMPDNAIRCGAVVSLPLPPSYV comes from the exons ATGTCgcgcgcggcggcggtggtgctgTCGGTGGTGGCGGTGCTGGCGCTGGTGAGCGCGGAGGACCCGTACCTTTATTTTACGTGGGAAGTGACGTACGGGACGATCGCGCCGCTCGGCGTCCCCCAGCGGGCCATCCTCATCAACGGGCAGTTCCCCGGGCCCGAGATCAACTGCACCAGCAACAACAACATCGTCATCAACGTCTACAACTATCTCGACGAGCCCTTCCTCCTCTCATG GAATGGGATCCAGCATAGGAAGAACTCGTGGCAGGACGGGATGCAGGGGACGAACTGCCCGATTTTGCCGGGGCAGAACTTCACGTACCACTGGCAGCCCAAGGACCAGATCGGCAGCTTCTTCTACTTCCCGTCCCTCGGCATGCACAAGGCGGCAGGCGGATTCGGCAGCCTCCGCGTCCACAGCCGACTCCTCATCCCCGTCCCCTTCGATCCCCCCGCCGACGAGTTCACCGCCCTCATCGGCGACTGGTACACCAAGGACCACGCCGTCCTCGCCCGCCTCCTCGAAGCCGGCCGCAGCATCGGCCGCCCCGCCGGCATCCTCATCAACGGCAAATCCGGCAAGGACGCCGCCGGCAAGGACGATCCCCCGCTCTTCACTGTCGAGGCCGGAAAGATCTACCGCTTCCGCGTCTGCAACGTCGGCCTCAAGACCTCCCTCAACTTCCGCGTTCAG gGCCACACCCTGAAGCTCGTTGAGATGGACGGATCGCACACCGTGCAGAACACGTACGACTCGCTTGACGTCCACGTCGGCCAGTGCTACTCGGTGCTCGTGACCGCCGACCAGGCCGTTGGCGACTACTACGTCGTTGCATCGACCCGGTTTGTGAAACAGGTGCAGACTGCGACCGCGGTGCTCCGTTACGTCGGTTCCACCGCCCCGCCGTCCGCTGTCCTCCCCGAGGCACCCTCCGGCTGGGCCTGGTCCCTCAACCAGTGGCGCTCCTTCCGCTGGAACCTCACCGCCAGCGCCGCCCGCCCCAACCCCCAGGGCTCCTACCACTACGGCAGCATCAACATCACCCGCACCATCAAGCTCGCCAACTCCCGCACACGCGTCGACGGCAAGCTCCGTTTCGCCCTCAACGGCGTCTCCCACGTCAACACCGACACCCCCGTGAAGCTCGCCGAGTACTTCAACGTCTCTGACGGCGTGTTCAAGTACAACCTCATCGGCGACGTGCCCCCCGCCGCTGACGCCGCCGTCACCATCGCCCCCAACATCATCACCGCCGAGTTCCGCACCTTCATCGAGATCGTGTTCGAGAACCCCGAGAAGAGCATCCAGTCCTACCACCTCGACGGCTACTCCTTCTTCCCCGTCGG GATGGGGCCGGGGAAGTGGACACCGGAGAGCCGGAAGGCGTACAACCTGCTGGACGCGGTGAGCCGGCACACGATCCAGGTGTACCCGCGGTCGTGGACGGCGATCATGCTGACGTTCGACAACGCGGGGATGTGGAACCTGCGGTCGGAGATCTGGGAGCGCCACTACCTCGGCCAGCAGCTCTACGTCAGCGTCTTGTCGCCGGCGCGGTCGCTCCGCGACGAGTACAACATGCCCGACAACGCCATCCGGTGCGGCGCCGTCGTCAGCCTCCCGCTGCCGCCATCTTACGTGTGa
- the LOC109727789 gene encoding calcium uniporter protein 5, mitochondrial-like, translating into MWLRSSASRLLPRGVPGALRAAAEHTTLLRRASSAAPAPDLGRGGGGGGGGEEGEEEGLSPAEARRLVRLVDVEALKRRIRERGGGDGEVIGYSELLDACEGAGVARTRAEAAAAARALDEAGVVLLFRDKVHLHPEKVVDLVRRAVPLALAPEDDPRREELKQLQQKKEEIDGLAHKQVRRILWSGLGFFVAQIGVFFRLTFWEFSWDVMEPIAFFATTSGLLVGYSYFLITSRDPTYQDFMERLFCSRQKKLYQKQNFDVERYIELQKHCRGPWDKMVAENDTNNFQNISLFK; encoded by the exons ATGTGGCTCCGCTCCTCCGCCTCGCGGCTCCTGCCACGCGGGGTCCCCGGCGCTCTccgagcggcggcggagcaCACGACCCTCCTCCGCCgagcctcctccgccgccccggcGCCGGAtctcggccgcggcggcggcggcggcggcgggggggaggagggggaggaggaggggctgAGCCCGGCGGAGGCGCGGCGCCTGGTGCGGCTCGTGGACGTGGAG GCGCTGAAGAGGCGCATAcgggagcgcggcggcggcgacggggagGTGATCGGGTACTCGGAGCTCCTCGACGCGTGCGAGGGCGCCGGGGTGGCGCGCACCCGCGCGGaggccgccgcggcggcgcgcgCGCTCGACGAGGCCGGGGTCGTCCTCCTCTTCCGCGACAAGGTCCATCTCCACCCCGAGAAG GTTGTAGATCTTGTAAGGAGAGCCGTCCCGCTCGCGCTCGCACCGGAGGACGACCCGAGGAGGGAAGAGCTGAAGCAGCTTCAGCAGAAGAAGGAAGAGATCGACGGGCTCGCGCACAAGCAGGTCCGCCGGATCCTCTGGTCGGGGCTAGGGTTCTTCGTCGCGCAAATCGGCGTGTTCTTCCGGCTTACGTTCTGGGAGTTCTCGTGGGACGTAATGGAGCCGATAGCGTTCTTCGCCACCACCAGCGGCCTCCTCGTCGGCTACAGTTATTTCCTGATAACATCGAGGGACCCGACTTATCAGGACTTCATGGAACGGCTCTTCTGCTCGCGGCAGAAAAAGCTTTACCAGAAGCAGAATTTCGACGTGGAGAGGTACATCGAGCTGCAGAAGCACTGCAGAGGTCCCTGGGATAAGATGGTTGCCGAGAACGATACTAATAATTTTCAGAATATTTCGCTATTTaagtga
- the LOC109727794 gene encoding probable leucine-rich repeat receptor-like protein kinase At5g49770, whose amino-acid sequence MATHRRLLLLLFFCLASVRAGLADTNSQDVAALQALMNNWQNVPPNWGQNSDPCGSQWDGIICTNGRITSLRLPSMSLKGQLPADIAQLSALNYLDLSSNPDLGGPLTPSIGNLKQLTTLILAGCSFTGNIPQELGNLGQLYFLALNSNNFTGRIPGTLGLLSNLNWFDVAENQLSGPLPVSSNSTPGLDLLVNTQHFHFNKNQLSGQLQEKLFNSKMILIHLLFDGNKFTGPIPTSVGLLQKLQILRLDKNQFSGNIPASITNLTTLNELHLAGNELQGTVPDLSALTNLNYVDLSNNTFDSSPAPPWFSTLTSLNALFWQRGGLTGKIPTSLFALPQLQQVVLATNTFNGTLNMSSNLGPDLQTVDFQDNAITQIDIASSYSNTLILVGNPVCLDSQYANGLFCQLKQKVVTPYTTSLAKCGNSSACPVDQSLSPQSCSCAYPYQGSLVFRAPLFADLTNSTLFQSLESSLWTKLELAPNAVYLSDLHFSSDGYLYIQVEFFSSTGTSFNRSEIIRIGSDLTNQIWKAPPIFGPYYFLGYPYFSTGGSGGSSSMSTGVIAGISVACALLLIGLVVVGLYALRQRKARREAKTTNPFASWGVGGKDDGSAPQLKGARWFSFDEMKKCTNNFSGNNEIGAGGYGNVYKGVLTNGQIVAIKRAQQGSMQGALEFKTEIELLSRVHHKNLVGLVGFCFDQGEQMLVYEYIPNGTLRDNLIGKGGMHLDWMKRLKIALGAARGLAYLHELADPPIIHRDIKSTNILLDENLNAKVADFGLSKLVLDSQKGHVSTQVKGTLGYLDPEYYMTKQLSEKSDVYSFGVVMLELISSRLPIEKGKYIVREVRMAIDQYDQEYYGLQDIIDPLIKISVKLVGFRRFVQLAMECVEESASNRPTMNEVVKEIEIIMQNEGVSTTSNSAQSSATEFGNARGAPRHPYEEQVPIRDEGSSAFAYSGGYSYEVNVEPK is encoded by the exons ATGGCGACGCACCGGCGGCTCCTCCTGCTGCTGTTCTTCTGCCTCGCCAGCGTCCGGGCCGGGCTCGCCGACACGAATTCTCAAGATG TTGCTGCACTACAAGCCTTGATGAATAATTGGCAAAATGTACCACCAAACTGGGGACAAAACAGTGATCCCTGTGGTAGCCAATGGGATGGAATTATTTGCACCAATGGGAGGATCACATCACT GAGGTTACCATCCATGAGCCTCAAAGGTCAACTACCTGCTGATATAGCCCAGCTCTCTGCATTGAACTACTT GGACCTGTCCTCCAACCCCGACCTCGGCGGCCCACTTACTCCAAGTATCGGCAATCTGAAGCAGCTCACCACACT AATCTTGGCTGGTTGTAGCTTCACTGGCAACATTCCACAAGAGTTGGGCAATTTAGGACAGCTCTATTTCCT GGCTTTAAACTCAAACAACTTCACTGGCAGAATACCTGGTACACTCGGTCTGCTCTCAAATCTCAATTGGTTCGATGTGGCCGAAAATCAATTGTCTGGACCTCTGCCAGTTTCATCGAACTCAACTCCTGGCTTGGACCTACTTGTCAATACACAGCATTT CCATTTCAATAAGAACCAGCTGTCGGGACAGCTCCAAGAAAAGCTTTTCAACTCTAAGATGATCCTTATACACCT ATTATTTGATGGAAATAAATTTACCGGGCCAATCCCAACATCAGTAGGACTTCTGCAAAAACTCCAGATTCT CCGGCTTGATAAAAACCAATTCAGCGGTAACATTCCTGCATCAATCACCAACCTAACTACTCTTAACGAGCT GCACTTAGCAGGAAATGAACTTCAGGGAACAGTCCCAGATCTCAGTGCATTAACCAACCTCAACTACGT GGATTTGAGCAACAATACCTTCGATTCTTCACCTGCTCCGCCTTGGTTCTCGACATTGACATCTCTCAATGCTCT ATTTTGGCAGAGGGGAGGGCTTACTGGGAAAATCCCTACGTCGTTATTCGCATTGCCTCAACTGCAGCAAGT TGTGTTGGCTACCAATACATTTAACGGCACGCTCAACATGAGCAGCAACCTCGGCCCAGACCTACAGACTGTAGATTTCCAAGACAATGCTATTACGCAAATCGATATCGCTTCATCCTATAGCAACACCCTAAT ACTTGTAGGGAACCCTGTGTGCTTAGACTCTCAATACGCAAATGGCTTATTCTGCCAGCTGAAGCAAAAGGTAGTAACTCCATACACTACCAGTCTAGCCAAGTGCGGTAACAGCAGTGCTTGCCCTGTTGATCAGAGTCTAAGTCCTCAGAGTTGCTCTTGTGCCTATCCGTACCAAGGATCGCTGGTATTTAGAGCACCCTTATTCGCCGACCTAACAAATAGCACACTGTTCCAGTCACTAGAGTCGAGCCTTTGGACTAAGCTCGAGCTCGCTCCCAACGCGGTTTACCTTTCAGATCTCCACTTCAGTAGTGATGGCTATCTCTATATTCAAGTGGAGTTCTTTTCCTCTACCGGAACGTCCTTTAACCGGTCGGAAATCATAAGAATCGGGTCCGATCTAACTAACCAAATTTGGAAGGCCCCACCTATTTTTGGACCCTATTACTTCCTTGGATATCCATATTTCTCCACAG GTGGGAGCGGAGGAAGTTCCTCGATGAGTACAGGAGTTATAGCTGGGATATCGGTTGCTTGTGCTCTTCTTTTGATCGGACTCGTTGTTGTGGGGTTGTATGCTTTGCGACAAAGGAAAGCTCGAAGGGAGGCCAAAACAACCAACCCTTTTG CTTCTTGGGGGGTTGGCGGCAAAGATGACGGATCTGCTCCACAGCTGAAAGGAGCAAGATGGTTCTCATTCGACGAAATGAAGAAGTGCACCAACAATTTCTCTGGAAACAATGAAATAGGAGCCGGAGGCTATGGCAAT GTCTATAAAGGAGTACTTACAAACGGGCAAATAGTCGCGATAAAAAGAGCACAGCAAGGATCGATGCAAGGCGCATTAGAGTTCAAAACTGAGATAGAGTTGCTGTCGAGGGTTCATCACAAGAACCTAGTAGGCCTTGTTGGCTTTTGCTTCGATCAAGGGGAGCAGATGCTGGTGTATGAATACATTCCTAACGGGACTTTGAGGGATAACTTGATCG GGAAAGGCGGAATGCACTTGGACTGGATGAAGAGACTAAAAATCGCCTTAGGCGCTGCTAGGGGACTAGCATATCTTCACGAGCTTGCCGACCCGCCGATCATCCATAGAGATATCAAGTCGACTAATATCTTATTGGATGAGAACTTAAACGCAAAGGTTGCCGATTTTGGGCTTTCGAAGCTAGTCTTGGACAGCCAAAAGGGGCATGTTTCTACTCAAGTCAAAGGAACATTG gGCTATTTGGATCCTGAGTACTACATGACCAAACAACTCTCGGAAAAGAGCGATGTATATAGCTTCGGCGTGGTCATGCTTGAACTAATATCTTCAAGGCTACCTATAGAGAAGGGCAAGTACATTGTTCGTGAAGTGAGAATGGCGATCGATCAATACGACCAAGAGTACTACGGATTACAAGACATCATAGACCCCTTGATTAAAATCTCGGTCAAGCTCGTAGGCTTCAGGCGGTTCGTGCAGTTGGCAATGGAATGTGTCGAAGAATCGGCCTCAAACCGGCCCACGATGAACGAGGTGGTAAAAGAAATCGAAATTATAATGCAGAATGAGGGAGTAAGTACTACGTCAAATTCGGCACAATCATCTGCGACGGAGTTTGGCAATGCAAGAGGTGCTCCTCGCCATCCTTATGAGGAGCAGGTACCGATAAGAGACGAGGGAAGCAGCGCTTTTGCATACAGTGGCGGATACTCCTACGAAGTGAATGTCGAACCGAAGTAG
- the LOC109728218 gene encoding probable galacturonosyltransferase 7 has translation MKGYAAAAAAPPGKRRWRCLAVAVLALVFCSLLVPLAVLLGLHHNRFPSGYLTDDHSASEFSFGVYEHLDGGRKHSSSQGDGSRIDDLVKKLAPTFAKDLTTNIASQSDGNEYEKNGRFTSDNVQASVPPKGAVYKNNTAHYKNRDTQQVVSREASSLNTKSDGIDWKENVTEGSAGDESGKSCQLLFGSYCLWSLEHKEVMKDSTVKRLKDQLFVARAYYPSIAKLQGQEKLTYELKQHIQEHERMLSEAISDADLLPVVDKKIQRMDEIIAKAKSCAVDCHNIDKKLRQLVDLTEDEAHFHMKQSAFLYHLGVQTMHKSLHCLSMRLTVEYFKSSSVDMELPDADKLENPNFHHYVIFSLNVLAASVTINSTVMNSEESENLIFHLVTDRQNFYACKHWFVRNRYKEATVHVLNFDDLKTEHLNNLGIQQLSPSEEFRVSIRNTARQSPMLMRTEYISVFGHSHFLLADIFSNLNKVVVLDDDVLVKKDLSFLWNLDLQGKVIGAVQYCRVRLRQLGAYLGGLKHDANSCAWMSGLNVVDLEKWRDRKVTEVYHGLHRKFHNGSEASWRAATLPTTFLAFQDLIYPLQNSLVQSGLGHNYGVTHGALKNAAALHYNGNMKPWLELGIPKYKKYWKKYLTREEQFMSGCNVNP, from the exons ATGAAGGGCtacgcggccgcggcggcggcgccgccggggAAGCGGAGGTGGAGGTGCCTCGCGGTGGCGGTGCTCGCCCTCGTCTTCTGCTCCCTCCTCGTCCCCCTCGCCGTTCTCCTCGGCCTCCACCACAACCGCTTCCCCTCCG GGTACTTAACTGATGATCACTCTGCATCG GAATTTAGCTTTGGGGTTTACGAGCATCTTGATGGTGGTAGAAAGCATAGTTCTTCACAG GGTGATGGGTCGAGAATTGATGATCTCGTGAAGAAACTGGCACCAACTTTTGCGAAG GATCTGACCACCAACATAGCAAGTCAGTCTGATGGCAATGAATATGAGAAGAATGGTAGATTCACTAGTGACAATGTCCAAGCTAGTGTACCTCCAAAGGGTGCTGTCTATAAGAATAATACCGCACATTATAAAA ATAGGGACACACAGCAAGTTGTGTCGAGAGAAGCATCGTCTCTGAATACAAAA AGTGATGGCATTGATTGGAAGGAGAATGTTACAGAAGGTTCAGCTGGTGACGAGAGTGGAAAATCTTGTCAGCTTTTATTTGGAAGCTACTGCCTTTGGTCCCTAGAACACAAGGAAGTAATGAAAGATTCCACAGTGAAGAGACTTAAAGATCAACTGTTTGTCGCCAGAGCTTATTATCCGAGCATTGCAAAACTTCAGGGGCAGGAGAAACTAACATATGAGCTGAAGCAGCACATTCAAGAACATGAGCGGATGCTTAGTGAAGCCATTTCAGATGCTGATCTTCTGCCAGT TGTCGACAAAAAGATACAGAGAATGGATGAGATTATTGCAAAAGCCAAATCATGCGCTGTAGACTGCCATAATATTGACAAGAAACTCAGACAGTTAGTTGATCTCACAGAAGATGAAGCACATTTCCATATGAAGCAGAGTGCATTTCTCTATCACCTCGGTGTTCAAACCATGCACAAAAGTCTGCACTGCTTGTCAATGAGACTGACTGTAGAATATTTCAAGTCTTCATCTGTGGATATGGAGCTGCCAGATGCTGACAAGCTTGAAAACCCCAACTTCCACCACTATGTTATCTTTTCTCTTAACGTGCTTGCAGCTTCTGTCACTATTAATTCCACTGTGATGAATTCTGAG GAATCTGAAAATCTTATCTTCCATTTGGTCACCGATAGGCAGAATTTTTATGCATGCAAGCATTGGTTTGTGAGAAACCGTTACAAAGAAGCTACGGTTCATGTTCTTAATTTTGACGATCTAAAAACTGAACATTTGAACAATCTAGGCATCCAACAACTATCTCCATCTGAGGAATTTCGTGTTTCAATTCGTAATACTGCTCGCCAATCGCCTATGCTGATGAGAACTGAATACATCTCGGTTTTTGGTCACTCACACTTTCTTCTGGCTGACATATTCTCGAATCTGAATAAAGTGGTTGTTTTGGATGATGATGTGTTGGTCAAGAAAGACTTGTCATTCTTGTGGAACCTTGATTTGCAAGGAAAAGTGATTGGTGCAGTTCAATATTGTCGAGTCAGATTACGCCAACTCGGAGCTTACTTGGGTGGATTAAAACATGATGCTAATTCTTGTGCCTGGATGTCTGGATTGAATGTTGTTGATTTGGAGAAGTGGAGGGACCGCAAGGTTACTGAAGTTTACCATGGGCTCCACCGGAAG TTTCACAATGGTAGCGAAGCATCGTGGAGAGCTGCTACACTTCCCACAACCTTTCTTGCATTTCAAGATCTAATTTATCCTCTACAAAATAGCTTAGTTCAGTCAGGTCTCGGTCACAACTACGGAGTTACTCACGGCGCACTAAAGAATGCTGCTGCTCTTCATTATAACGGCAACATGAAGCCTTGGCTCGAACTTGGTATACCGAAATACAAGAAGTATTGGAAGAAATATCTTACCCGGGAGGAGCAGTTCATGAGCGGTTGCAATGTGAACCCTTAG